Proteins from a genomic interval of Niabella soli DSM 19437:
- a CDS encoding lactonase family protein, whose amino-acid sequence MKKIILLIVIGIIACTGSSFAQYLVVGTYTNNNSTSEGIYIYDFDKTNGSLSKVSVAATVNPSYQVVAPDQKNIYSVNETDSGKISAFGFNKKTGALSLHNTVSSMGDNPCYLELDKSGKWLFCSNYSSGSFCIYPVLPNGSLGALSQFVKHEGSGPDTSRQQSPHVHSTTISPDNKFLFVCDLGTDKIVTYPFNAKTGKVDEAHAFYTTTAPGAGPRHMIISKNGKFVYNITEMGGTVSAYRLSNGKLQLLQTADALKAEKGKAAGADIHLSPDGNFLYVSQRSNSTIEIFKVNRNDGEITFVGSQSTNGNFPRNFTIDPSGSYLLAANQKSDNVTIFKINKATGLLTPTGADVKVGIPVSLKWIAR is encoded by the coding sequence ATGAAGAAAATTATTTTACTCATTGTTATAGGTATCATCGCGTGCACCGGCAGCAGTTTTGCCCAATATCTTGTTGTGGGCACGTATACCAATAATAACAGCACCAGTGAAGGTATTTATATTTACGATTTTGATAAAACCAACGGCAGTCTTAGCAAAGTAAGCGTGGCTGCTACCGTTAATCCCTCCTACCAGGTAGTGGCGCCTGATCAAAAGAATATATATTCTGTCAATGAAACCGATTCAGGAAAAATAAGCGCCTTTGGATTCAATAAAAAAACAGGTGCGCTGTCTTTACATAATACGGTTTCCAGCATGGGGGATAATCCCTGTTACCTGGAGCTGGACAAAAGCGGCAAGTGGTTGTTCTGCTCAAATTATTCCAGCGGCAGTTTTTGCATCTATCCTGTACTGCCCAATGGATCATTAGGTGCATTGTCTCAATTTGTAAAACATGAAGGCAGCGGGCCGGATACCAGCCGGCAGCAAAGTCCGCATGTGCACAGCACCACCATCTCACCCGACAATAAATTTTTATTTGTATGCGACCTGGGAACCGATAAAATTGTTACCTATCCCTTCAACGCAAAAACAGGGAAGGTAGATGAAGCGCACGCATTTTATACTACTACCGCACCCGGCGCAGGTCCGCGGCATATGATCATTTCGAAAAACGGAAAATTTGTTTATAATATTACAGAAATGGGCGGAACGGTAAGCGCCTATCGTCTTTCCAACGGCAAACTGCAATTGCTTCAAACAGCGGATGCATTGAAAGCAGAGAAAGGCAAGGCCGCAGGGGCGGATATTCATCTCAGCCCCGACGGGAATTTCTTATATGTTTCGCAGCGCAGTAACAGCACCATTGAAATCTTCAAAGTGAACCGTAATGACGGGGAGATCACTTTTGTTGGCAGTCAGTCAACCAATGGAAATTTCCCCCGCAATTTCACTATTGATCCATCCGGATCCTACCTCCTGGCGGCCAATCAGAAAAGCGATAATGTTACCATCTTTAAAATAAACAAGGCAACGGGCTTGCTGACGCCTACGGGGGCAGACGTTAAGGTTGGGATCCCGGTGTCTTTAAAATGGATTGCCAGATAA
- a CDS encoding ArsR/SmtB family transcription factor: MGVTKSEIFTAKQNHLASEFKALAHPARIAILQYIIKQDTCICNDLVEELGLAQATISQHLKELKQLDIIKGNIEGTSVCYCIDEKVWLKFKTELNEFFTEKVTANKCC; the protein is encoded by the coding sequence ATGGGAGTAACAAAATCAGAAATATTTACGGCTAAGCAGAACCACTTAGCATCAGAATTTAAGGCGCTGGCCCATCCTGCCCGTATTGCCATACTGCAATATATCATTAAGCAGGATACCTGTATTTGCAATGATCTGGTGGAAGAACTTGGACTGGCACAAGCTACCATATCCCAGCATTTGAAAGAGCTGAAACAGTTAGACATCATTAAGGGCAATATAGAAGGCACCAGCGTTTGCTATTGCATTGATGAAAAAGTATGGCTGAAATTTAAAACGGAACTGAACGAATTTTTCACAGAAAAAGTAACAGCAAATAAGTGCTGCTGA
- a CDS encoding DUF6428 family protein: MKLSAFKALLPALEQVIFRLEDGPFVPGHFHVTEVGIVTKHFIDCGGTIRNEKTASFQLWHANDLTHRLPAAKLLHIIQLSEEKLGIGNLDIEVEYQNDTIGKYDLEFDGSTFILITKKTACLAEDKCGAPSQKTKTRLSELPTAQTACCTPGSNCC; this comes from the coding sequence ATGAAATTATCTGCATTTAAAGCACTGCTCCCGGCATTGGAACAGGTTATATTTCGTTTGGAGGATGGCCCTTTTGTTCCCGGGCATTTTCATGTAACGGAAGTAGGTATTGTAACCAAACACTTTATTGATTGCGGCGGTACGATCCGCAACGAGAAAACGGCGAGCTTCCAGCTTTGGCATGCCAATGATCTTACGCACCGGTTGCCGGCGGCAAAATTATTACACATCATCCAATTATCGGAAGAAAAGTTGGGCATCGGGAATCTGGACATTGAAGTGGAATATCAAAATGATACTATTGGTAAATATGACCTGGAGTTTGATGGCAGCACTTTTATTTTAATAACAAAGAAAACGGCTTGCCTGGCCGAGGACAAATGTGGCGCTCCTTCGCAAAAAACCAAAACCAGGTTATCAGAATTACCAACGGCTCAAACGGCCTGTTGTACCCCGGGCAGTAATTGCTGCTAG
- a CDS encoding arsenate reductase ArsC has product MKTKKILVLCTGNSCRSQIAEAYLRHFAGDKAEVYSAGVETHGLNPKAIETMREDGIDISHHSSNNVAEYRDIGFDFVITVCDNAKERCPVLPGAAKQFHYNFPDPAKATGTADAIKEQFRHTRALIKEYCREFVKNNL; this is encoded by the coding sequence ATGAAAACAAAAAAAATATTAGTGTTGTGCACCGGAAACAGTTGCCGGAGCCAGATTGCAGAAGCTTACCTGCGGCATTTTGCAGGCGATAAGGCTGAAGTATACAGCGCGGGTGTGGAAACACATGGGCTCAACCCGAAGGCCATTGAAACGATGCGGGAAGATGGCATTGATATTTCGCACCACTCCTCCAATAATGTGGCCGAATACCGGGATATTGGTTTCGATTTTGTGATCACCGTTTGCGATAATGCCAAAGAGCGTTGTCCAGTTTTACCGGGAGCTGCAAAGCAATTTCATTATAATTTTCCTGACCCCGCCAAAGCAACCGGAACTGCCGATGCAATTAAAGAACAGTTCCGGCACACCCGGGCGCTTATAAAGGAATATTGCCGTGAGTTTGTGAAGAATAATCTTTAG
- a CDS encoding saccharopine dehydrogenase C-terminal domain-containing protein, with protein sequence MKNILLFGAGKSATVLIHYLLEHADTEQWTLTLADINFELAQRKLNHHPAGTAVGIDLSKETERQALIQKADIVISMLPPALHILVAKDCLHLKKDLLTASYIDDELLQLKEQIEKNNLLFLCEMGLDPGIDHMSAMRIFDRIRSNGGTITSFRSHCGGLIAPESDNNPWHYKISWNPRNITLAGQAGAIYKEDNTVRTISYPDIFRNCPAIEAPVPGQWACYPNRDSLHYIPVYKLESAETVIRATLRHNDFCTGWQFIVLAELTNPLDIEMIDSLKDKSIGEWFVACLNFYTKSATFPAFLNRYVAAQERQLITQLFEYLGLFSDEKIPLEAKSSADILQYLLETRLALASTDKDMILMIHEIEFMNRDQQPGRLSSSLVVKGENALQTAMAKTVGLPLAIATKLILSGTITTKGLQIPILKEIYEPVLAELGKKGIRFVEQ encoded by the coding sequence ATGAAAAATATTCTTTTGTTTGGCGCGGGTAAGTCTGCCACGGTATTGATCCATTACCTGTTGGAACATGCCGATACAGAACAATGGACGTTGACCCTGGCGGATATAAATTTTGAACTGGCACAACGCAAGCTCAACCACCACCCGGCAGGAACCGCCGTTGGTATCGATCTTTCCAAAGAGACCGAACGCCAGGCACTGATCCAAAAAGCCGATATTGTAATTTCCATGCTGCCTCCCGCATTGCATATCCTGGTTGCCAAAGATTGTCTTCACTTAAAAAAGGACCTGCTGACGGCCTCCTATATTGATGACGAATTGCTGCAATTAAAAGAACAAATAGAAAAAAACAACCTGTTATTTCTTTGTGAAATGGGCCTGGATCCGGGCATTGATCATATGAGCGCTATGCGTATTTTTGATCGCATCAGAAGCAATGGCGGCACCATTACGAGCTTCCGGTCGCACTGTGGGGGATTGATCGCTCCCGAAAGCGATAACAATCCCTGGCATTATAAAATAAGCTGGAACCCGCGCAATATAACATTGGCCGGACAAGCGGGTGCTATTTATAAAGAAGACAATACCGTCAGAACAATCTCCTATCCCGATATATTCAGAAACTGCCCAGCCATTGAAGCCCCCGTGCCCGGACAATGGGCCTGTTATCCCAATCGGGATTCGTTGCACTATATCCCGGTTTATAAATTAGAATCGGCTGAAACCGTTATCCGCGCTACGTTACGTCACAATGACTTTTGTACCGGCTGGCAATTTATCGTTTTAGCAGAGCTGACAAATCCTTTGGACATTGAAATGATTGATAGCCTGAAAGATAAATCTATCGGGGAATGGTTTGTCGCCTGTCTGAATTTTTATACAAAGTCAGCAACCTTCCCGGCCTTTTTAAACCGGTATGTGGCGGCTCAAGAGCGCCAATTGATTACGCAGCTTTTCGAATATCTTGGTTTGTTCAGTGATGAAAAAATCCCGCTGGAGGCGAAAAGCTCCGCCGACATTTTGCAATATCTCCTGGAAACAAGGCTGGCCCTGGCTTCTACCGACAAAGACATGATCCTTATGATCCATGAAATTGAATTTATGAACCGCGATCAGCAGCCGGGGCGCCTATCCAGTTCATTGGTCGTAAAAGGCGAAAACGCGCTCCAAACTGCCATGGCAAAAACAGTGGGCCTCCCACTGGCTATTGCAACGAAGCTGATCCTGAGCGGCACTATTACAACCAAAGGATTGCAAATACCCATTCTCAAAGAGATCTATGAACCGGTGCTTGCGGAGCTGGGAAAAAAGGGTATCCGGTTTGTGGAGCAGTGA
- a CDS encoding DUF1801 domain-containing protein, with amino-acid sequence MTLQEQIKQYINGQPHPKRADLETLHKRILQLMPKCKLWFLDGKDGQGRVVSNPNVGYGSQVLKYADGKTKAFYQLGISANTNGISVYIMGIEDKKYLPGTYGKTIGKASVTGYCIRFKSLTDINMAILERAIQDGVKKTAPDIK; translated from the coding sequence ATGACCCTACAGGAACAGATCAAACAGTATATCAACGGTCAGCCTCATCCAAAACGGGCCGACCTTGAAACATTGCATAAACGCATCCTTCAGCTAATGCCAAAATGTAAATTATGGTTTCTGGACGGTAAAGACGGGCAAGGGAGGGTTGTTTCAAATCCTAATGTTGGATATGGATCCCAGGTGTTAAAATATGCTGACGGAAAAACCAAAGCGTTTTACCAGTTGGGCATCAGCGCAAACACCAACGGGATTTCAGTTTATATTATGGGTATTGAAGACAAAAAGTATTTACCCGGGACCTACGGAAAAACAATTGGTAAGGCCAGTGTAACGGGTTATTGTATCCGATTCAAAAGTTTAACAGATATAAATATGGCTATACTTGAACGAGCCATACAAGACGGGGTTAAAAAGACGGCACCTGATATCAAATAA
- a CDS encoding SRPBCC family protein, translating into MSNNLQFDFTVDKSTKTVLINREFDAELSLVWDAFTKKELLDQWVAPKPFTSRTKYMDFKVGGKRFYAMVSPEGQARWGIQEYTSITPKTNFKMYNAFADENENPELPGSEWDHNFSEENGTTKVSISIYNESLERLERILDGFTQGMKMSLSNLEELLATLSKK; encoded by the coding sequence ATGAGCAACAATCTACAATTTGATTTTACTGTTGATAAGTCAACAAAGACAGTATTGATAAACAGGGAATTTGATGCGGAACTTTCGCTGGTATGGGATGCTTTTACAAAGAAGGAATTGCTAGACCAATGGGTGGCGCCTAAACCCTTCACGTCCCGCACGAAGTACATGGATTTTAAAGTGGGCGGCAAAAGATTTTATGCAATGGTAAGTCCCGAAGGGCAGGCGCGTTGGGGCATTCAGGAATATACTTCCATTACGCCTAAAACTAATTTTAAAATGTATAATGCTTTTGCTGACGAAAATGAAAACCCTGAATTGCCGGGTTCCGAATGGGATCACAATTTCAGCGAAGAAAACGGGACAACAAAAGTCAGCATCAGCATTTATAATGAATCGCTCGAAAGGCTGGAAAGGATATTGGACGGCTTCACCCAGGGAATGAAAATGTCATTGAGCAACCTGGAAGAACTGTTGGCAACCTTATCAAAAAAATAA
- a CDS encoding ArsR/SmtB family transcription factor, whose translation MRRDIFQAIADPTRRAIIALIALQAMTPNAIAENFNTTRQAVSKHLRILTECELVKQTCQGREIYYTLEIDKMKEIDNWLEQYRKIWETRFNQLDNILATIKKQKK comes from the coding sequence ATGAGACGAGATATATTTCAAGCTATAGCGGACCCAACACGCCGGGCTATTATCGCTTTAATTGCCTTGCAGGCGATGACGCCCAACGCTATTGCAGAGAACTTTAACACGACCCGGCAGGCTGTATCAAAACATTTGCGCATCCTGACGGAATGCGAGCTGGTAAAACAAACCTGCCAGGGAAGGGAAATTTATTACACTCTTGAAATCGACAAAATGAAAGAAATAGATAACTGGTTGGAGCAATACCGGAAGATCTGGGAAACCCGGTTTAATCAATTGGATAATATATTAGCAACAATAAAAAAACAAAAAAAATGA
- a CDS encoding SHOCT domain-containing protein: MLSTRRYFKRQKVDILRTGLKIESASLLDSLEYEVPFENISNKKRIQTKTNDNFLVISFSMVVIGGLFLLGSGTEASTVAFIGGMFFLVLALATRKKSITILTYDGSSIEFPFNSRNKPEVLDFSIEVIEASNQFLLNKYGKIDKALPMDGQLSKLEFLRDRDVLTDDEFENLKDQLLGRESKGSIGFNH; this comes from the coding sequence ATGTTATCAACCAGACGGTATTTTAAAAGACAAAAAGTGGATATTCTACGGACAGGCCTGAAAATTGAGAGTGCTTCGCTCTTGGATTCTCTTGAATACGAGGTGCCATTTGAGAATATAAGTAATAAGAAAAGGATACAAACAAAAACGAATGATAATTTCTTAGTAATATCCTTTTCTATGGTTGTTATAGGAGGGCTCTTTTTATTGGGGTCGGGCACTGAGGCGTCGACCGTTGCTTTTATTGGAGGAATGTTTTTCTTAGTATTAGCGCTTGCTACCCGAAAAAAGAGTATTACTATTTTAACTTATGACGGAAGTTCTATTGAATTTCCATTTAATTCCAGAAATAAGCCAGAAGTATTGGATTTTTCAATCGAAGTAATTGAAGCGTCTAACCAATTTCTATTAAACAAATATGGAAAAATAGATAAAGCTCTTCCGATGGACGGGCAGCTTAGCAAGCTTGAATTTTTACGAGATCGTGATGTTTTAACGGATGACGAATTCGAAAATCTTAAGGACCAACTTTTGGGAAGAGAAAGTAAAGGTTCTATAGGTTTTAATCATTAA
- a CDS encoding SIR2 family NAD-dependent protein deacylase, with translation MKLKKLVVLTGAGISAESGLRTFRDSDGLWEGYDVTEVASPEGWRHDPALVLDFYNMRRKNVADAQPNAAHLGLAELEKYFEVQIVTQNIDDLHERAGSANVLHLHGEIFKMRSDRSVKPSYEIKNAIHLGDKAPDGGQLRPDIVWFGEPVPMIGPAARLAADADIFVVIGTSLVVYPAAGLIEEVPASVPKYIIDKTIPQIRNIPGLVTIEMPATTGVAELRRLLIADF, from the coding sequence ATGAAATTGAAAAAGTTAGTGGTCTTAACCGGCGCTGGCATCAGCGCTGAAAGCGGGTTGCGAACCTTTCGCGACAGCGACGGGCTTTGGGAAGGCTATGACGTTACCGAGGTTGCTTCTCCGGAAGGCTGGCGGCATGACCCGGCTTTGGTGCTTGATTTTTATAATATGCGCCGTAAAAACGTAGCGGATGCACAGCCCAACGCAGCGCACCTGGGGTTGGCGGAACTGGAAAAGTATTTTGAAGTGCAGATCGTTACTCAAAATATCGATGACCTGCACGAGCGGGCCGGTTCTGCCAATGTGCTGCATTTGCATGGTGAAATTTTTAAAATGCGCAGCGATCGCTCCGTAAAGCCTTCTTATGAAATAAAAAACGCTATTCATTTAGGCGATAAGGCCCCGGATGGCGGGCAGTTGCGCCCGGATATTGTTTGGTTTGGCGAACCGGTGCCAATGATCGGTCCCGCTGCACGCCTGGCGGCAGATGCAGATATTTTTGTGGTGATCGGTACTTCATTAGTCGTTTACCCCGCGGCCGGATTAATTGAGGAAGTGCCCGCATCTGTTCCGAAGTATATTATTGATAAAACAATTCCTCAAATAAGAAATATTCCCGGCCTGGTTACCATTGAAATGCCGGCAACGACAGGGGTAGCGGAGTTAAGGCGATTGCTTATTGCTGATTTTTGA
- a CDS encoding DUF4349 domain-containing protein, with protein sequence MMRRFLVMLALPLVLFACNNGNEHEDKLAVDEQKTAAVAVSDSTTQGASPVSPGMATVPADADKKIIKDAEVKIETNNLVAYSQKIGNLTKKYGAYIAKEENTETDEEQEALLLIKVPVVYFEDLLNELPGTDAKQLERSITSEEVSGQIVDTKARLLTKKQTRDKYLEFLKQAKTTEDALKIQREVNDLQEEIESAESRLGYLANQTRYSTINLAVIAPKNGYSYNDKPGFGIKMINALANGASWCADIFIGLLSIWPLWLGGIGLGILIRRMQEHRKLKNG encoded by the coding sequence ATGATGCGCCGATTTTTGGTAATGCTTGCATTACCCCTGGTATTATTTGCCTGTAATAATGGAAATGAACACGAAGATAAGCTCGCCGTAGACGAACAAAAAACAGCAGCGGTTGCGGTCAGTGATTCAACTACACAAGGAGCGTCCCCGGTCAGCCCGGGTATGGCAACAGTTCCGGCGGATGCCGATAAGAAGATCATCAAGGATGCCGAAGTGAAAATTGAAACCAATAACCTGGTTGCCTATAGTCAGAAGATCGGGAACCTTACAAAAAAGTACGGCGCCTATATTGCAAAAGAAGAAAATACCGAAACCGATGAAGAGCAGGAAGCGTTATTGTTAATAAAAGTACCGGTGGTTTACTTTGAGGACCTGCTGAATGAATTGCCGGGAACGGATGCAAAGCAACTGGAGCGAAGTATCACTTCAGAAGAAGTAAGCGGACAGATCGTTGATACAAAAGCCCGGCTGTTGACCAAAAAGCAAACACGGGATAAATACCTCGAATTCTTAAAGCAGGCAAAGACGACTGAAGATGCCTTAAAGATCCAACGCGAGGTGAACGATCTGCAGGAAGAGATAGAATCTGCTGAAAGCCGGCTGGGTTATCTTGCTAATCAAACCCGATACAGTACGATCAATCTTGCTGTTATTGCCCCCAAGAACGGCTACAGTTATAATGATAAGCCTGGCTTTGGCATAAAAATGATCAATGCATTAGCGAACGGGGCTTCCTGGTGCGCAGATATATTTATTGGCCTGCTTTCCATATGGCCATTGTGGTTGGGTGGAATAGGGTTGGGGATCTTGATTAGAAGAATGCAAGAGCACCGGAAATTGAAAAATGGGTAA